One Pseudomonas syringae CC1557 genomic window, GCGTGAGCTGGTACACCGTACTGGGTGATTCTTTCGTCAGGCAACTGGGCGGCAGCGACCGAATGCGCGGCCAGATGAGCGCGCACAGCGACATCGTTTTCCACAGTTACCGCAATGGCCTGCTGATTCGTGCTGGCGCGTCACCCGATCTGGGTGGCAGAGGCCTGCCGCCACCGCAGCCTTACGTCACTGTCAATAGAATGATCAAGCCGATCCGCTTGCAGGACACCGGCAACCTTCATCCTTATCTGGCCCCGGCGCTCGGCTTCACTGAAGAGACCACGGCGCAGTGGTATGCGCGGTTCGATGAAAAGCCCTTGCCGCCGGTTGACGCAGGGCAGGCCTGTCCGAGATCAGGTTGCTGGTTCAGCAGCGCACAGTTTGGCTCTCGACGGCATTTCGACGAGGGCGAAATCATGCCGGCTTTCGCCCACGTAAAAAACAGGAAAACCCAGTGGTTCTGGGCCGGATAATCGTCCCGAGCCTGAACGGCTGCTCAGTCCCGGCCGCGCAACAGGGTGTTGGGCATGATCCAGGCCGCAGCCAGACCGAACAGTGAAATGGCGGCGCTGGTGATCAGCAGGTTTCTGAAGGTCAGCCCCAGTTCAGCCCGCAAGGTATCCAGCGCGGGCCCGGTTGCTGCATTGAGGCTGTCGAGCAGCACGTTGCCGGAACCGCTTTCGCTACCAGCCGACGCTGCGCCAGCCACTGCAGTTCCTGACAGGGCTACGCCCGTGTGTTGCAGCATCGCCAGCAACAACGCCGACATGAGGGCCACGCCGACGGCGCCACCCAGTGAGCGGAACAGATTGGTTGTGCTGGTGGCCACGCCCATGTCCTTGGTCTGCACAGCGTTCTGGGTCCCGACCAGCGATGTGGGAAATTGCATGCCGGTTGCGACGCCGGTCAGGATCATGAACAGGCTCATCAGCACAATAGACTGTGGCGGTGTGAAGGCCATCGCCAGAATGGCGATCGGCATCAGCAGCGCGCCAGTCAGGATCAACGGCTTGTATCGGCCGGTATGCGCGGTGCGTCGCCCTGCAAAATAAGCCCCCATCGGCATGCCGATTGCCAGTGGCAGCATGTGCAGGGCTGCACTGTCGGCGCCACCGCCGGTAACGGTCTGGTAGCGCAGCGGCATCAGGACAATCAGTGAAATGGCCTGGAAGCTGGTAAAAAACACCGTACACCAGCAGAGCACTGCGCTGCGGTTGGTAAACAGATGCATGGGCAGCAAGGGCTCAGGGGCGCGACGCTCGTACCAGACGAAAACCGCCAGCGCCAACAGGGCGATGCCGAGCAGCAGCTGAACCTGGGTATCGCCCAGATTCAGGCCTTGACCGATTTCGGTGATACCCAGCAACAGCGCGGTCAGGCCGATGATCATCAGCACGGTTCCCAGATAGTCGATGATCGGCTTGCGCTGGGGGATGGGCAGACCGTTAAGGGTCCGGTAGGCGACGATCAGCGCAGCGGCACCCAGCGGCAGGTTGATCAGAAACACCCAGCGCCAGGACAGGTATTCGGTCATCAAACCGCCCAATACCGGGCCTGCGACGCTGGCGACAGCGTACATGCTGCTGAAATAACCCTGATAGCGACCGCGCTCACGAGGCGGGACGATATCGGCGATGATTGCCTGGCTCACCGACACCATGCCGCCTGCGCCAATCCCTTGCAGTACGCGCGCCAGCACCAGTTGCTCCATGCTTTGCGCAACACCGCAGAACAGGGAGGCCAGCGTGAACAGACCAAGCCCGAACAGCATCAGATTGCGTCGCCCGTAAAGGTCGCCCAGCTTGCCGTAGATAGGAACCGCCACGGTCAGCGCGACCATGTAGGCAGAGATGACCCAGGCCAGTAGGTCGATGTCTCTGAACTGGGCGGAAATGGCAGGCATCGAAACAGCGACGATGGTCTGGTCCAGCGCGCTGAGCAGGACAGCCATCATCAGCGCGAACAAAATGCTGCGAATGGCGGGCGGCGTTTGAGTAAGACTGGTCAAGGCTCAACCTGATGGCAGTGTTGACCCGCCGCGAGGGAGGCGGGAGAAGTCTGGCCAGTCTAATCCGATAGCTTGCTAATCGATAGCTGCCTTTGCTGAATGGCGCTGTAATTAAGTGCGCATAAGCCTCATCGCAGGGCGCTGAAGCTTGCGTCGAGCGGCGCGCAATGGCCGAACGTGCAGTTGGCATATCCAGTGGCCTGTCGGGACAGTTCGTTTTGATACGCACCGGCAGCGTACACGGCCAGTACCGCGAGAATGCCGATGGCGGCCATACATCTTCTTGTTATTACTTTCATGACGCACTCCTTGCTTTACCTACAGAGCAGCTTGAAAGATCTAATCGAAGTGTAGGACAAGAAAGCGCTTCAGGCAGGAAGATATTCGTACCGCACACGAGGGGAGTGAACGGTTAGAATTCGCGTTTTGATTGATCGGCAGGTTAGAGACACATGGCGCGCAAGGAATACAACGGGTTTGAAGTAGTATCTGCGGTAATACCGTCAGAGCAGGAGGGTTATAGCGCAGCAGTTGCCGTCAAGTCATTGGCAGCAGGCGGTGCGCCGCGCTTCCACGCGATATTGCCAGGGCAGAAATTC contains:
- a CDS encoding MDR family MFS transporter, encoding MTSLTQTPPAIRSILFALMMAVLLSALDQTIVAVSMPAISAQFRDIDLLAWVISAYMVALTVAVPIYGKLGDLYGRRNLMLFGLGLFTLASLFCGVAQSMEQLVLARVLQGIGAGGMVSVSQAIIADIVPPRERGRYQGYFSSMYAVASVAGPVLGGLMTEYLSWRWVFLINLPLGAAALIVAYRTLNGLPIPQRKPIIDYLGTVLMIIGLTALLLGITEIGQGLNLGDTQVQLLLGIALLALAVFVWYERRAPEPLLPMHLFTNRSAVLCWCTVFFTSFQAISLIVLMPLRYQTVTGGGADSAALHMLPLAIGMPMGAYFAGRRTAHTGRYKPLILTGALLMPIAILAMAFTPPQSIVLMSLFMILTGVATGMQFPTSLVGTQNAVQTKDMGVATSTTNLFRSLGGAVGVALMSALLLAMLQHTGVALSGTAVAGAASAGSESGSGNVLLDSLNAATGPALDTLRAELGLTFRNLLITSAAISLFGLAAAWIMPNTLLRGRD